Proteins from a genomic interval of Flammeovirgaceae bacterium SG7u.111:
- a CDS encoding UDP-N-acetylmuramoyl-L-alanyl-D-glutamate--2,6-diaminopimelate ligase — translation MSSTKVLAWEGKNLDQAISSLCFDSRKATKGSAFFAMPGTLVDGHDYIEKAISLGAVAIVCEKMPEQLAPNVAYAQVENAAKEMGKAASIFFEHPTQKIKLVAVTGTNGKTTSVTLLHRLFRKLGYHVGLISTVENKIDEEVLDTKYTTPDSVTLNQLLGEMVAKGCTHCFMEASSHAIWQERTAGLQFAGAVFSNISHDHLDYHKTFKNYIDAKKKLFDELPKTAFALSNIDDKRGSYVLQNCKAKKLTYALRSMADFKARLLENTFDGLQLELDGQQIWFRLTGGFNAYNLLASYAVAVSLGENKEKVLTALSDVQPARGRFEQLVSENNIRAIVDYAHTPDALENVLETIAEINQGKSTVITVVGCGGNRDKEKRPKMAAIAARLSNRVILTSDNPRNEEPEQIIREMEAGISEEKQASTLSITDRKQAITKAVELAQTEDVVLVAGKGHETYQEIKGERFPFDDKEIITELFKTKTSNS, via the coding sequence TTGTCAAGTACGAAGGTGCTAGCATGGGAAGGGAAAAACCTCGATCAGGCTATCAGCTCACTCTGCTTCGATTCTCGCAAGGCTACAAAAGGCTCTGCGTTTTTCGCTATGCCCGGCACGTTGGTAGATGGCCACGATTACATCGAGAAAGCCATTTCCCTAGGTGCAGTTGCGATAGTTTGCGAAAAAATGCCCGAGCAGCTTGCTCCCAACGTTGCCTATGCCCAAGTGGAAAACGCAGCGAAGGAAATGGGCAAAGCTGCATCTATTTTCTTTGAACATCCTACTCAAAAAATAAAATTGGTGGCTGTAACCGGCACCAATGGAAAAACAACTTCTGTCACTTTACTACACAGGCTTTTCAGGAAACTGGGCTACCATGTGGGGCTTATTTCCACTGTAGAAAACAAAATAGACGAAGAAGTTCTCGACACGAAATATACTACCCCTGATAGTGTAACTCTCAACCAGCTATTGGGCGAGATGGTGGCAAAAGGCTGCACGCACTGCTTTATGGAAGCTAGTTCTCACGCTATTTGGCAAGAAAGAACGGCAGGTCTCCAGTTTGCAGGAGCGGTATTTAGCAACATAAGCCACGACCATCTGGACTATCATAAGACTTTCAAGAACTACATAGACGCCAAGAAAAAACTATTTGACGAACTTCCTAAAACTGCCTTTGCCCTATCGAACATAGACGATAAGCGAGGCAGCTACGTGTTGCAAAACTGCAAGGCAAAAAAGTTGACCTACGCCCTTCGCTCTATGGCAGATTTTAAGGCTAGGCTACTTGAAAACACCTTCGACGGCTTGCAACTAGAGCTGGACGGGCAGCAAATATGGTTTAGGCTCACAGGCGGTTTCAACGCCTACAACCTGTTGGCAAGTTATGCGGTGGCAGTTTCTTTGGGTGAAAACAAGGAAAAAGTGCTTACTGCTCTTAGCGATGTTCAACCAGCACGTGGCAGGTTCGAACAATTGGTTTCAGAGAATAATATAAGAGCGATTGTGGACTATGCCCACACGCCCGATGCACTAGAAAATGTATTGGAAACTATTGCCGAAATCAACCAGGGAAAAAGTACAGTAATCACCGTAGTGGGCTGTGGAGGAAATCGAGACAAGGAAAAACGGCCAAAAATGGCTGCGATAGCGGCGAGATTAAGCAACCGTGTCATCCTTACTTCCGACAACCCTAGGAACGAAGAACCCGAGCAAATCATCCGAGAGATGGAAGCTGGGATTTCGGAAGAAAAACAAGCCTCTACCCTATCCATTACCGATAGGAAGCAAGCAATTACAAAAGCCGTGGAGCTTGCCCAAACTGAAGACGTAGTGCTAGTAGCCGGCAAAGGACACGAAACATACCAAGAAATTAAGGGAGAGCGATTCCCTTTCGACGATAAAGAAATTATTACCGAATTATTCAAAACTAAAACCTCAAACTCATAA
- the mraY gene encoding phospho-N-acetylmuramoyl-pentapeptide-transferase yields MLYYLFTYLKEAYDLPGAGLFQYISFRALMVAASSLLFATIFGKKIIRILLRQQVGETVRDLGLQGQKEKEGTPTMGGLIIIGSIVIPMLLFSRLTNIYIILLLTATIWMGVIGFIDDYIKIFKKNKQGLKGKFKVAGQITLGLIIGLTLYLHEDVTIREKNESVTRANVEEVIAKESYTNVKSTKTTIPFVKNNELDYNNIVPADWMTPIMYVLIVIFIVTAVSNGANITDGIDGLAAGTSAIIGTTLAILAYVSGNMIFADYLNIMYIPFTGEVVIFCMAFVGACIGFLWYNSYPAQVFMGDTGSLALGSSIAVVALILRKELLIPFICGIFLIENLSVILQVSYFKYTKKKYGEGRRIFLMSPLHHHYQKKKIHESKIVTRFWIVGILMAIATLATLKIR; encoded by the coding sequence TTGCTTTACTATTTATTCACATATCTGAAAGAAGCTTACGACCTGCCAGGCGCTGGATTGTTCCAATACATATCCTTCCGAGCGCTCATGGTAGCAGCCTCTTCCCTCCTTTTTGCCACCATTTTTGGTAAAAAGATCATTCGGATTTTGCTGAGGCAGCAAGTGGGCGAAACGGTAAGGGATTTGGGCTTGCAAGGGCAAAAAGAAAAAGAAGGCACACCTACTATGGGTGGGCTTATCATCATTGGCTCTATCGTTATCCCGATGTTGCTTTTCTCTAGGCTCACAAACATTTACATCATTTTGCTGCTTACAGCAACAATTTGGATGGGCGTAATCGGCTTCATTGACGATTATATCAAGATTTTCAAAAAGAACAAACAAGGGCTAAAAGGCAAATTCAAGGTAGCCGGACAGATCACTTTAGGGTTAATCATCGGCCTAACGCTTTACTTGCACGAGGATGTGACCATCCGTGAAAAAAACGAGAGCGTGACGAGGGCAAACGTGGAAGAGGTAATAGCCAAAGAGTCATATACAAATGTGAAATCGACCAAAACGACGATTCCTTTTGTAAAAAACAATGAGCTGGACTACAACAATATAGTTCCTGCCGACTGGATGACGCCCATTATGTATGTGCTCATCGTGATCTTTATAGTGACAGCGGTTTCGAACGGGGCTAACATCACCGATGGAATAGACGGCTTGGCAGCAGGAACTTCTGCCATCATCGGCACTACGCTGGCAATCTTAGCCTACGTGTCGGGAAACATGATTTTCGCAGATTACCTCAATATCATGTACATCCCTTTCACAGGCGAAGTGGTGATATTCTGCATGGCTTTCGTGGGGGCTTGCATCGGTTTTTTGTGGTACAACTCCTACCCAGCCCAAGTTTTTATGGGCGATACGGGAAGCTTGGCTTTGGGATCGTCCATTGCGGTTGTAGCGCTTATTTTAAGAAAAGAATTATTGATTCCGTTCATCTGTGGAATTTTCCTCATCGAAAACCTTTCGGTGATTTTGCAAGTGAGCTATTTCAAATACACAAAGAAAAAATACGGTGAAGGAAGGAGAATCTTTTTGATGTCGCCTTTGCACCATCATTACCAAAAGAAAAAAATACACGAATCGAAAATAGTTACACGGTTTTGGATTGTGGGAATTTTGATGGCCATAGCCACCCTCGCAACACTCAAGATCAGATAA
- the murD gene encoding UDP-N-acetylmuramoyl-L-alanine--D-glutamate ligase gives MAQKIIILGAGESGVGAALLAKQKGFEVKVSDKGMIAPHFKKELSENLIEFEEGGHSDDLLTDVTEIIKSPGIPDRVPIIKEAKKLGIQVSSEIEFASRFTTAKIVAITGTNGKTTTTLLTHHLLQEAGLDVEVAGNIGESFARKVAEKDHDYFVLEISSFQLDDIHYFKPSVAILLNITPDHLDRYDNSMEKYAAAKFRMIENMRPGDLFIYNADDEHIAKEINKRETNIWTATFSEANSRGNALHIPRFYSPAIDEPEELANEQLIFDGLPLRGAHNAMNMSAAIIAALRVGCDKEAIEKGLKTFKNAAHRLEVVAKINGITFINDSKATNVDATSYALDAFETPIIWIAGGTDKGNDYEQILHKVNQNVKGIICLGVDNEKLLRTFGEMVSYVAETQDVNKAVMKAYHLADSGDIVLLSPACASFDLFKNYEDRGDQFKKAVHEQLGKLDTQGDYSLDDRG, from the coding sequence ATGGCGCAAAAAATAATCATACTCGGTGCAGGAGAAAGCGGCGTAGGTGCAGCTTTACTCGCTAAGCAAAAAGGTTTCGAAGTGAAAGTTTCGGACAAGGGTATGATTGCGCCTCATTTTAAAAAAGAGCTTTCGGAAAACCTGATTGAATTTGAAGAAGGCGGGCATAGCGATGATCTGCTCACGGATGTGACCGAGATTATCAAAAGCCCCGGCATTCCAGATAGGGTCCCGATAATAAAAGAAGCTAAAAAACTAGGGATTCAGGTAAGCTCGGAAATCGAATTTGCCAGCAGGTTTACCACTGCAAAAATTGTAGCCATTACGGGTACAAATGGCAAAACGACCACTACCCTACTCACGCACCACTTGCTACAAGAAGCAGGGTTGGACGTGGAAGTTGCAGGAAATATTGGAGAAAGCTTTGCCCGAAAAGTGGCTGAAAAAGACCATGATTATTTCGTATTGGAAATCAGCAGTTTCCAATTGGACGATATCCATTATTTCAAGCCATCGGTGGCCATCTTGCTGAACATCACCCCTGACCACTTGGACAGGTACGACAACAGCATGGAAAAATACGCTGCTGCAAAGTTTAGGATGATTGAAAATATGCGCCCTGGCGACTTGTTCATCTACAATGCCGACGATGAACACATTGCCAAGGAAATAAATAAAAGAGAAACGAACATCTGGACGGCAACTTTTTCGGAAGCAAACTCCAGAGGAAACGCCCTTCATATCCCAAGGTTTTACAGCCCTGCGATAGATGAGCCAGAAGAACTAGCAAACGAGCAGCTGATATTTGATGGGCTGCCGCTAAGAGGGGCGCACAATGCCATGAACATGAGCGCTGCAATCATAGCTGCCTTGCGGGTTGGTTGCGATAAAGAAGCGATTGAGAAAGGGTTAAAAACTTTCAAAAATGCAGCTCACAGGCTAGAAGTAGTTGCCAAGATCAATGGAATCACGTTCATAAACGATTCGAAAGCGACCAATGTAGATGCAACTTCATACGCACTAGACGCATTTGAAACGCCTATTATTTGGATAGCGGGCGGAACGGACAAGGGCAACGACTATGAGCAGATATTGCACAAGGTGAACCAAAACGTGAAGGGAATTATCTGCCTTGGTGTGGATAACGAGAAATTGCTCAGGACCTTCGGCGAAATGGTAAGCTACGTAGCCGAAACACAAGATGTGAACAAGGCGGTGATGAAAGCATATCACTTGGCAGATTCGGGAGATATTGTACTGCTTTCCCCTGCATGTGCCAGTTTCGATCTTTTTAAAAACTATGAAGACCGAGGCGACCAGTTTAAAAAAGCAGTTCACGAACAACTAGGGAAACTAGATACACAAGGAGATTATTCCTTAGATGATAGAGGATAA
- a CDS encoding FtsW/RodA/SpoVE family cell cycle protein translates to MSSTIQEHSIYKYFQGDKIIWSIAIGLSLLSILVVYSATGQLAYRSAGGDTEHFLMKHTVLVLLAFGAMYICHKIDYVYYSRISRIALLASVPLLIFSWQYGSNINQASRWIIIPFIDYSFQPSDLAKLALIANVASMLSKRQMSIKEFQRAIVPVLFWCGIICGLIGMTDWSSAALLFATCSLLLFIGRVPLKYLGMLFLIGFVAGYFAFTFGQRGNTVQSRLGMYMEDGDVPFQAEQSFIAVATGGVTGKGLGNSTQRNFLPHPYSDFIFAIIVEEYGLIGAVVIISAFLILLFRGMVIVGKSDRAFGGLLVAGLTFSLVVQAFVHMAVVVGILPITGLPLPLLSMGGTSLLFTGMAVGMIISVSRAELSEEELSKRNVRRKFRNPAPII, encoded by the coding sequence ATGAGTAGTACTATACAAGAACACAGCATTTACAAGTACTTCCAAGGTGACAAAATCATTTGGTCAATAGCCATTGGCTTGTCCCTGCTCAGTATTTTGGTGGTTTACAGCGCTACGGGGCAACTGGCCTACCGAAGCGCAGGCGGAGATACGGAACACTTCCTCATGAAACATACCGTGTTGGTACTCTTGGCTTTTGGGGCTATGTACATCTGCCACAAAATCGACTATGTGTACTATTCAAGAATTTCGAGGATAGCCCTTTTGGCTAGTGTGCCGCTACTTATTTTCTCTTGGCAATACGGTAGCAATATCAACCAAGCATCGAGATGGATCATTATCCCATTCATCGATTATTCGTTCCAGCCTTCCGACCTTGCAAAACTGGCTTTGATTGCAAACGTAGCCAGTATGTTGTCGAAAAGACAAATGAGTATCAAGGAATTCCAAAGAGCTATTGTTCCCGTACTTTTCTGGTGCGGAATCATCTGCGGGCTCATCGGGATGACTGACTGGTCGAGCGCAGCCTTGCTTTTTGCAACTTGTAGCTTGCTCCTTTTCATCGGTCGTGTGCCCCTTAAATATTTGGGAATGCTGTTCCTCATCGGGTTTGTAGCCGGCTATTTCGCTTTCACTTTTGGGCAGAGGGGAAATACGGTACAAAGCAGGTTGGGCATGTACATGGAAGACGGTGATGTTCCTTTCCAAGCTGAGCAATCGTTCATTGCCGTAGCAACGGGAGGAGTAACAGGAAAAGGCCTAGGAAATAGCACACAAAGAAACTTTTTACCCCACCCCTATTCAGATTTCATCTTCGCCATTATAGTGGAAGAATATGGGCTGATAGGTGCGGTAGTGATCATCAGCGCATTTTTAATCTTGCTGTTCCGAGGGATGGTGATTGTGGGGAAAAGCGATCGAGCCTTTGGAGGGCTGCTGGTCGCCGGGCTCACGTTCAGCCTGGTAGTACAGGCATTTGTACACATGGCCGTAGTAGTGGGAATTTTACCTATTACGGGTTTGCCCTTGCCGCTTCTTAGCATGGGGGGAACATCCTTGCTATTTACGGGAATGGCCGTGGGCATGATCATCAGCGTGAGCAGAGCAGAGCTTTCGGAAGAAGAACTTTCAAAACGAAATGTGAGACGAAAATTCAGAAACCCCGCTCCAATTATCTAA
- the murC gene encoding UDP-N-acetylmuramate--L-alanine ligase encodes MDTRLQHIDSVYFIGIGGIGMSALARWFKHEGRLVAGYDKTSTPLTQALEQEGITVHYTDDVALIPEEIKAKKDSSLVIFTPAIPASHSEKKYLEAEGFQLVKRSEVLGMITAAHFNVGVAGTHGKTTTSSMLSWLLHGCEKPCTAFVGGIVNNFNSNLLLSKAPVEETIAVAEADEYDRSFLRLSPDMAIITAVDADHLDIYGDANNMSAGFEEFAGKIRKNGKLFLQADIELSTPALAQNQVQTISFGIDQGDYKAENIRAEGISFIFDLVYPKGKIEDLTLNMPGFHNVENATAAMAVCLELGIAPELVKTALGKYRGVKRRFDILLYSEKAVYIDDYAHHPTEITAFIKSVKALFPNKKLTVVFQPHLFSRTRDFAEGFSESLSLADSVILLPIYPARELPIEGITSEMLLENISIEDKKLVEDEDLLSEIENRKPELLATIGAGDIDRFPIKIADYLSTYKV; translated from the coding sequence ATGGATACGCGACTCCAACATATCGACAGCGTGTATTTCATCGGGATAGGTGGAATTGGCATGAGCGCACTGGCGAGGTGGTTCAAGCACGAGGGCAGACTAGTAGCAGGTTACGACAAAACCTCTACCCCACTTACCCAAGCTCTGGAGCAAGAGGGAATAACTGTTCACTACACAGACGATGTAGCGCTTATTCCGGAAGAAATAAAAGCTAAAAAGGACAGCTCGTTGGTGATTTTCACCCCTGCTATCCCAGCTTCGCACAGCGAGAAAAAATACTTGGAAGCAGAAGGCTTCCAATTGGTAAAAAGATCGGAAGTATTGGGCATGATCACGGCAGCACATTTCAATGTGGGCGTGGCAGGTACACATGGAAAAACGACCACTTCGTCGATGCTTTCATGGTTGCTTCATGGTTGCGAAAAGCCCTGTACGGCATTTGTGGGTGGAATTGTCAACAATTTCAATTCCAACTTACTGCTAAGCAAAGCACCAGTAGAAGAAACCATTGCCGTTGCCGAAGCTGACGAATACGACCGCTCGTTTTTAAGGCTTTCGCCAGATATGGCCATCATTACGGCAGTAGATGCCGACCATTTGGATATCTACGGCGATGCCAACAACATGAGCGCAGGCTTTGAAGAGTTTGCTGGCAAGATCAGGAAAAATGGAAAGCTTTTTTTACAAGCCGACATCGAACTTTCAACTCCTGCTCTAGCCCAAAATCAAGTCCAAACGATCAGTTTTGGAATTGACCAAGGCGATTATAAAGCGGAAAATATACGAGCAGAAGGCATTAGCTTCATTTTCGATTTGGTGTACCCAAAAGGAAAAATTGAAGACCTGACCTTGAACATGCCGGGCTTCCATAATGTGGAAAATGCCACGGCAGCAATGGCAGTCTGCCTTGAATTGGGCATCGCACCTGAACTAGTAAAAACTGCTTTGGGCAAGTACAGAGGGGTAAAAAGAAGGTTCGATATTTTGCTGTATAGCGAAAAGGCGGTGTACATAGATGATTATGCCCACCACCCTACCGAGATTACGGCATTTATAAAATCGGTGAAAGCGCTTTTCCCCAACAAAAAGCTGACAGTGGTTTTTCAGCCGCATTTGTTCAGCCGCACTAGGGACTTTGCCGAAGGGTTTTCGGAGAGCCTTTCACTGGCTGACAGCGTGATTTTGTTGCCAATTTACCCTGCAAGGGAATTGCCGATAGAAGGGATTACCAGCGAGATGTTGCTAGAAAACATCAGTATTGAAGATAAGAAATTGGTGGAAGACGAGGACCTGCTCAGCGAGATAGAAAATAGGAAGCCAGAACTTTTGGCAACCATTGGAGCTGGAGATATAGATCGCTTCCCAATAAAGATAGCAGATTATTTAAGCACCTATAAGGTATAA
- the ftsA gene encoding cell division protein FtsA — MQGDKTRIVVGLDIGTTKICAIVGQMNEFGKLEVLGLGKAISDGVKEGTVRNIGKTVHGILAAVKEAEETSKININVVNAGIAGKHIKSTEHHGSFTRKSNDDEITSEDVNKLTNDMYRIVTEPGSEIIHVMPQHYTVDYEENIKDPVGMSGVKLEADFHIITAQTNSIRNIKKCVERADIEIEDMILEPLSSSLSVLSEEEKEAGIALVDIGGGTTDIAVFQDGIIRHTAVIPFGGNIITSDIKQGCAVMQNQAEQLKVRFGRALAEEANENEVVSIPGLRNRPPKEISIKNLAYIIEARMEEIIDLVMLEIERSGYKNRLAGGIVITGGGSMLKNLKQLFEYKTGMDARIGYPNEHLGKCAFEEVKHPLYATAVGLVLAGFRSARELSEEGVTGGLQYRSKAKQAGGGNFINTILKKTRDLLIDDFDDKATY; from the coding sequence ATGCAAGGTGACAAAACAAGGATTGTAGTAGGGCTTGACATCGGCACAACGAAGATTTGTGCGATAGTCGGTCAGATGAATGAATTCGGAAAGTTGGAAGTTTTAGGCTTGGGAAAAGCGATTTCTGACGGTGTAAAAGAAGGCACTGTTCGAAACATCGGCAAGACCGTGCATGGCATTTTGGCTGCCGTAAAAGAAGCGGAGGAAACTTCAAAAATCAACATCAATGTGGTGAATGCTGGAATTGCTGGGAAGCACATCAAAAGCACAGAGCACCACGGCAGCTTCACGCGCAAGTCGAACGATGACGAGATCACTTCGGAAGATGTGAACAAGCTCACCAACGACATGTACAGGATAGTGACCGAGCCTGGTTCGGAAATCATCCACGTGATGCCGCAGCATTACACAGTTGATTATGAGGAAAACATCAAAGATCCCGTTGGGATGTCTGGTGTGAAGCTAGAAGCTGATTTCCACATTATTACCGCTCAGACCAACTCTATCCGCAACATTAAAAAATGTGTGGAAAGAGCCGACATCGAGATTGAGGACATGATCTTAGAACCACTTTCTTCGAGCTTGTCAGTATTGAGCGAGGAAGAAAAAGAAGCTGGTATCGCTTTGGTAGACATTGGAGGAGGTACTACGGACATCGCTGTGTTCCAAGACGGTATCATCCGACACACTGCCGTGATTCCTTTTGGTGGAAACATCATCACTTCGGACATTAAGCAAGGTTGTGCAGTGATGCAAAACCAAGCTGAGCAACTGAAAGTGCGCTTTGGAAGAGCTTTGGCAGAAGAAGCCAACGAAAACGAGGTGGTATCTATCCCAGGTTTGCGCAACAGGCCTCCAAAGGAAATTTCTATCAAAAACTTGGCTTACATTATTGAAGCCAGAATGGAAGAAATCATCGACTTAGTGATGCTGGAAATTGAGCGTTCGGGATACAAAAACCGCTTGGCTGGTGGTATCGTGATCACAGGAGGTGGCTCTATGCTCAAAAACTTGAAGCAACTCTTTGAGTACAAAACAGGCATGGACGCACGGATAGGCTATCCGAACGAGCACCTTGGCAAATGCGCTTTTGAAGAAGTGAAACACCCATTATATGCTACGGCTGTTGGATTGGTATTGGCTGGATTCCGCTCGGCTCGCGAACTAAGCGAGGAAGGCGTAACTGGTGGACTCCAATACAGAAGCAAGGCTAAACAAGCGGGAGGAGGAAACTTCATCAATACCATTTTGAAAAAAACCCGGGACTTGCTCATCGATGATTTCGATGATAAGGCCACGTATTAA
- the ftsZ gene encoding cell division protein FtsZ: protein MEEMKYEFASRTNTEDAIIKVFGVGGGGGNAVNHMYRQGIQGVDFYICNTDIQALDNSPIPESQRIQIGGKLTEGLGAGAKPEVGKNAAVESKEEIKEVLKKGTKMLFITAGMGGGTGTGAAPVIAEVAKELDILTVAIVTRPFSFEGKPKARRAEEGIEELKKYCDTVLVILNNKLQEVYGKVTMKEAFGQADNVLTRGAKSIAEIITVAGNINVDFEDVKTVMKNSGAAVMGSATTEGENRARRAAEGAITSPLLNNTNIFGAKFILLSIVVGDEDNFQMDELEEITDYIQEQAGDDAEIIFGQATDQSLGDSINVTIIATGFDDEEKSTETKVYDLESNKIQKKIRLESEDFFDREEEDDDIETLLQKKKNAEKIVFELDGDFELIEETEEQKKKRLEHQYKMRQEKLEGLQSIEDMSNDEVKKRQETPAYMRRGVKLSNLPHSAEPNVSRYSLGENDEILGNNKFLHDNVD, encoded by the coding sequence ATGGAAGAAATGAAATACGAATTTGCATCAAGAACGAATACAGAAGACGCAATTATAAAAGTATTTGGCGTAGGTGGCGGAGGCGGAAATGCCGTAAACCACATGTACCGCCAAGGAATCCAAGGAGTAGATTTTTATATCTGCAATACGGATATCCAAGCATTGGACAACAGCCCTATCCCAGAAAGCCAACGCATCCAGATTGGAGGTAAGCTAACTGAAGGCCTAGGCGCTGGAGCAAAGCCAGAAGTAGGCAAAAACGCTGCTGTCGAAAGCAAAGAAGAAATAAAAGAAGTATTGAAAAAGGGTACAAAAATGCTCTTTATCACTGCGGGTATGGGCGGTGGAACAGGAACTGGAGCAGCTCCTGTAATTGCCGAAGTAGCCAAAGAGTTGGATATCTTGACTGTGGCTATCGTAACCCGTCCGTTTAGCTTCGAGGGCAAGCCTAAAGCGAGAAGAGCGGAAGAGGGCATAGAAGAACTGAAAAAATACTGCGATACGGTATTGGTTATCCTCAACAACAAGTTGCAGGAAGTATACGGTAAAGTAACCATGAAAGAAGCTTTCGGTCAGGCGGATAATGTATTGACAAGAGGTGCCAAATCTATCGCCGAAATCATCACCGTTGCTGGTAATATCAACGTCGATTTTGAAGATGTGAAAACGGTAATGAAAAACTCTGGTGCTGCCGTAATGGGCTCTGCCACTACCGAAGGGGAAAACAGGGCGAGAAGAGCTGCCGAAGGCGCTATCACTTCTCCATTGCTCAACAATACCAACATTTTCGGGGCAAAATTTATCTTGCTCAGCATAGTAGTAGGCGATGAAGACAACTTCCAAATGGATGAGTTGGAAGAAATCACCGATTACATCCAAGAGCAAGCAGGTGACGATGCTGAAATCATCTTCGGACAGGCTACTGACCAGTCACTTGGGGATAGTATCAACGTAACCATCATCGCTACTGGTTTTGACGATGAAGAAAAAAGCACCGAGACCAAGGTTTATGACTTGGAAAGCAATAAAATTCAAAAAAAGATCAGGCTTGAATCAGAGGACTTTTTTGACAGGGAAGAAGAGGACGACGATATAGAAACCTTGCTTCAGAAAAAGAAGAATGCTGAAAAAATCGTTTTTGAACTCGATGGGGACTTTGAGCTTATAGAAGAAACCGAAGAGCAGAAAAAAAAAAGGTTAGAACATCAATATAAAATGCGCCAAGAGAAGCTTGAGGGCTTGCAGTCGATAGAAGACATGAGCAACGACGAAGTAAAGAAGAGGCAAGAAACTCCTGCTTATATGAGAAGAGGGGTGAAACTTTCGAACCTTCCCCACTCTGCTGAGCCAAATGTCTCTCGTTACAGCCTTGGCGAAAATGACGAAATCCTTGGAAACAATAAGTTTCTACACGATAATGTGGACTAA
- a CDS encoding DNA-3-methyladenine glycosylase I, with the protein MQELSPYCKAVIDKKIGQVHVDYHDTQYGFPIHSDNELFGRLILEINQAGLSWDTILKKQENFRKAYSEFDIAIIAAYGEDDIERLKNNAGIIRNKLKINAAIYNAQQVQKLQAEFGSFAKWLDQHHPKTREEWVKLFKKTFKFTGGEITNEFLMSSGYLEGAHSPSCPIYKKTLAHNPKWAENS; encoded by the coding sequence ATGCAAGAACTCAGCCCTTACTGCAAAGCAGTCATTGACAAGAAAATTGGTCAAGTCCATGTCGATTACCATGATACCCAATATGGCTTTCCTATCCATTCCGACAACGAATTATTTGGAAGGCTAATTTTAGAAATAAACCAAGCAGGGCTTTCTTGGGACACCATCCTCAAAAAACAGGAGAATTTCCGAAAAGCCTATTCAGAATTTGACATAGCTATCATTGCCGCTTATGGCGAAGATGATATTGAACGCTTGAAAAACAATGCGGGAATTATTCGGAACAAACTCAAGATAAACGCTGCAATCTATAATGCCCAGCAGGTGCAAAAACTCCAAGCAGAATTCGGTTCTTTTGCCAAGTGGCTAGACCAGCATCATCCCAAAACAAGGGAGGAATGGGTAAAATTATTTAAGAAAACCTTCAAGTTTACGGGCGGAGAGATCACCAATGAATTCCTGATGAGCAGCGGCTACCTCGAAGGGGCGCATTCACCAAGCTGCCCCATTTACAAGAAAACCTTAGCCCACAATCCTAAGTGGGCGGAAAACAGCTAA